The Myxocyprinus asiaticus isolate MX2 ecotype Aquarium Trade chromosome 31, UBuf_Myxa_2, whole genome shotgun sequence genome has a segment encoding these proteins:
- the igsf11 gene encoding immunoglobulin superfamily member 11, which translates to MLKFHNSDLWIAWLVFCVDVCVLALEVTVSQSSVQVARGQAAILPCTFTTSAALNNLYIIWMVTPLANANQPEQVIIYQGGQVFSLANHMNGRVGFVSTMPSTSASIFINNTQLSDTGTYQCLVNNLPDRGGRNIGVIGLTVLVPPSIPSCRIQGALDVGSDVMLLCGSDEGIPTPTYSWEKLESVPKLPHNAMQDQMQGTVTLRNISTSTSGLYQCTASNAIGKSTCVLNLQVVAPQPQSVGLIAGTIVTGILALVICSLLGVVSLFYWRNKNKYDEDEIPNEIREDDLPPKRSSSVKAFHADASSSENDTLTSTNTYNSRYWQNPKPNYDTNSYTRYNGDTRQTFTGGPNSAGNAPSRPAYTNGSHTLPPPKTLVVTTNSAPSPPIMTRNNGSLSLRPTVATTPAATHGQQHTHSYAVSQATLERMGAVPVMVPAQGRAGSLV; encoded by the exons TGTGTGTGCTAGCGCTGGAAGTGACGGTGAGCCAGAGCAGCGTCCAGGTGGCGAGAGGTCAGGCGGCCATCTTGCCCTGTACGTTCACCACGAGCGCCGCACTCAATAATCTTTACATCATCTGGATGGTCACGCCGCTCGCCAATGCCAACCAACCAGAGCAG GTGATCATCTATCAGGGTGGGCAGGTGTTCAGTTTAGCCAATCACATGAATGGGCGAGTGGGTTTCGTGTCCACTATGCCCAGCACAAGTGCCTCAATCTTCATCAATAACACACAGCTGTCCGACACAGGGACGTACCAGTGCCTGGTCAATAACCTCCCCGACCGCGGAGGGCGCAATATAGGAGTCATCGGCCTCACTGTGCTTG TTCCTCCGTCCATACCGTCCTGTCGTATTCAGGGTGCTCTGGACGTGGGCAGTGATGTGATGCTGCTGTGTGGGTCAGATGAGGGAATCCCCACGCCCACCTACTCATGGGAAAAACTGGAGTCAGTGCCCAAACTGCCCCACAATGCCATGCAAG atcaGATGCAGGGTACGGTGACACTGAGAAACATCAGCACCAGCACATCTGGTCTGTATCAGTGCACCGCGTCAAACGCCATCGGAAAGAGCACCTGCGTACTAAACCTGCAGGTCGTAGCAC CTCAGCCTCAGAGTGTTGGTCTGATCGCCGGCACGATCGTCACTGGTATTCTAGCGCTGGTTATCTGCTCTCTGCTGGGGGTGGTGTCGCTCTTCTACTGgaggaacaaaaacaaatatgatgAAGATGAAATTCCCAACGAGATCag GGAGGATGATCTTCCTCCAAAGAGATCTTCATCAGTAAAGGCTTTTCACGCCGACGCCTCCTCCTCAGAGAACGACACGCTGACGTCCACCAACACCTACAACAGTCGTTACTGGCAAAACCCCAAACCCAACTAcgacaccaactcctacacacgATACAACGGCGACACGCGACAGACCTTCACGGGTGGACCCAACAGCGCGGGAAACGCCCCTTCACGCCCTGCCTACACCAATGGCAGCCACACACTGCCTCCACCCAAAACTCTGGTGGTCACCACCAACTCCGCCCCCTCCCCGCCCATCATGACACGCAATAATGGCTCGTTGAGTCTGCGCCCAACCGTCGCCACGACGCCGGCAGCAACACACGGGCAACAACACACGCACTCGTATGCTGTGAGCCAAGCCACGCTAGAGCGCATGGGCGCCGTGCCCGTCATGGTGCCCGCCCAGGGCAGAGCGGGCTCACTCGTCTGA